Proteins encoded by one window of Streptomyces sp. LX-29:
- the dnaB gene encoding replicative DNA helicase: MPEPLDDPWADAGPGDRLPAPRPRRGGGGGGGGGGGARGGRDDQHDRDRDGGAWGDGAGFERVPPQDLDAEQSVLGGMLLSKDAIADVVEVLKGHDFYRPAHETIYQAILDLYAKGEPADPITIAAELTKRGEITRVGGASYLHTLVQSVPTAANAEYYAEIVHERAVLRRLVEAGTRITQMGYAADGDVDEIVNRAQAEVYAVTEQRTSEDYLPLGDIMEGALDEIEAIGSRSGEMTGVPTGFTDLDALTNGLHPGQMIVIAARPAMGKSTLALDFARACSIKHNMPSVIFSLEMGRNEIAMRLLSAEARVALHHMRSGSMTDDDWTRLARRMPDVSAAPLYIDDSPNLSMMEIRAKCRRLKQRSDLKLVIIDYLQLMQSGGSRRAESRQQEVSDMSRNLKLLAKELELPVIALSQLNRGPEQRTDKKPMVSDLRESGSIEQDADMVILLHREDAYEKESPRAGEADIIVGKHRNGPTATITVAFQGHYSRFVDMAQT, translated from the coding sequence ATGCCCGAGCCCCTGGACGACCCCTGGGCCGACGCCGGCCCCGGTGACCGGCTCCCCGCTCCCCGGCCGCGCCGCGGCGGCGGCGGTGGTGGCGGAGGCGGAGGCGGTGCCCGAGGCGGCCGCGACGACCAGCACGACCGCGACCGGGACGGCGGCGCCTGGGGGGACGGCGCGGGGTTCGAGCGGGTCCCGCCCCAGGACCTGGACGCCGAGCAGTCGGTGCTCGGCGGCATGCTGCTCTCCAAGGACGCCATCGCGGACGTGGTCGAGGTCCTCAAGGGCCACGACTTCTACCGCCCCGCGCACGAGACGATCTACCAGGCCATCCTGGATCTCTACGCCAAGGGTGAGCCCGCCGACCCGATCACCATCGCCGCCGAGCTCACCAAGCGCGGCGAGATCACCCGGGTCGGCGGCGCCTCCTATCTGCACACCCTGGTGCAGTCCGTGCCGACCGCCGCGAACGCGGAGTACTACGCCGAGATCGTCCACGAGCGCGCCGTGCTGCGCCGCCTGGTCGAGGCGGGCACCCGCATCACGCAGATGGGCTACGCGGCCGACGGGGACGTCGACGAGATCGTCAACAGGGCCCAGGCGGAGGTCTACGCCGTCACCGAGCAGCGCACCAGCGAGGACTACCTGCCGCTCGGCGACATCATGGAGGGCGCGCTCGACGAGATCGAGGCGATCGGCTCACGCAGCGGCGAGATGACCGGCGTGCCGACCGGCTTCACCGATCTGGACGCGCTGACCAACGGTCTCCACCCCGGCCAGATGATCGTCATCGCGGCCCGCCCCGCGATGGGTAAGTCCACGCTGGCCCTGGACTTCGCACGGGCCTGCTCCATCAAGCACAACATGCCGAGCGTGATCTTCTCGCTCGAGATGGGCCGCAACGAGATCGCGATGCGTCTGCTCTCGGCCGAGGCCCGCGTCGCCCTGCACCACATGCGCTCCGGCTCGATGACGGACGACGACTGGACCCGGCTCGCCCGCCGGATGCCCGACGTCTCCGCCGCCCCGCTGTACATCGACGACTCGCCGAACCTGTCGATGATGGAGATCCGCGCCAAGTGCCGTCGGTTGAAGCAGCGCAGCGACCTCAAGCTGGTGATCATCGACTATCTCCAGCTGATGCAGTCCGGTGGCTCCCGGCGTGCCGAGAGCCGTCAGCAGGAGGTCTCGGACATGTCCCGTAACCTCAAGCTGCTGGCCAAGGAGCTGGAGCTGCCGGTCATCGCGCTCTCCCAGCTGAACCGTGGCCCCGAGCAGCGCACGGACAAGAAGCCGATGGTCTCCGACCTGCGTGAGTCCGGGTCGATCGAGCAGGACGCCGACATGGTCATCCTGCTGCACCGTGAGGACGCCTACGAGAAGGAGTCGCCCCGCGCGGGCGAGGCGGACATCATCGTCGGCAAGCACCGTAACGGCCCGACCGCCACCATCACGGTCGCCTTCCAGGGTCACTACTCACGCTTCGTGGACATGGCCCAGACCTGA
- a CDS encoding MATE family efflux transporter → MNQAPATAPSERSRIRRPARRAPRGGARRHDREIIALAVPAFGALVAEPLFVMVDSAVVGHLGTPQLAGLGVAAALLTSVVSIFVFLAYATTAAVARRIGAGEPAAAVRQGMDGVWLALLIGAVLVAVAQPAAPALVDLFGASGSAAPHAISYLRISALGIPAMLMVLAATGVLRGLQDTRTPLYVAVGGFAANAALNAILVYGADLGIAGSAWGTVIAQCGMAAVYLAVVVRGARRHGASLRPEAVGIRACARAGVPLLVRTLSLRAVLLLATAVAARLGDADIAAHQIIMTLWSLLSFALDAIAIAGQAIIARYLGAGDTEGARAVCRRMVQWGIASGMVLGLLVVASRPLFIPLFTGDHAVREALLPALLVVALTQPVAGVVYVLDGVLMGAGDGPYLAWAMLATLAVFAPVALLVPSLDGGLTALWWAMALMTTARMATLWFRARSGRWLITGAVRG, encoded by the coding sequence ATGAATCAGGCACCCGCGACCGCGCCGAGCGAGCGTTCCCGCATCCGGCGCCCGGCCCGGCGTGCCCCCCGCGGCGGCGCCCGCCGCCACGACCGCGAGATCATCGCGCTCGCCGTCCCCGCCTTCGGCGCACTCGTCGCCGAGCCCCTTTTCGTCATGGTCGACAGCGCCGTCGTCGGCCACCTCGGCACCCCGCAGTTGGCCGGCCTCGGCGTCGCCGCCGCACTGCTGACCAGTGTGGTCAGCATCTTCGTCTTCCTCGCCTACGCCACCACCGCCGCCGTCGCCCGCCGCATCGGCGCGGGCGAACCGGCCGCCGCGGTCCGCCAGGGCATGGACGGCGTCTGGCTCGCCCTGCTCATCGGCGCCGTGCTCGTCGCCGTCGCCCAGCCCGCCGCGCCCGCCCTCGTCGACCTCTTCGGCGCCTCCGGCTCCGCCGCCCCGCACGCCATCAGCTATCTGCGGATCAGCGCCCTCGGCATCCCCGCCATGCTCATGGTGCTCGCCGCCACCGGCGTGCTGCGCGGCCTCCAGGACACCCGTACACCGCTGTACGTCGCCGTCGGCGGCTTCGCCGCCAACGCCGCGCTCAACGCCATCCTGGTCTACGGGGCCGATCTGGGCATCGCCGGCTCCGCCTGGGGCACGGTCATCGCCCAGTGCGGCATGGCCGCCGTCTACCTCGCCGTCGTGGTCCGGGGCGCCAGACGGCACGGTGCCTCGTTGCGCCCCGAAGCCGTCGGGATACGGGCCTGCGCCCGCGCCGGCGTCCCGCTGCTGGTCCGCACCCTGTCGCTGCGCGCCGTGCTGCTGCTGGCCACGGCCGTGGCCGCCCGCCTCGGGGACGCGGACATCGCCGCCCACCAGATCATCATGACCCTGTGGAGCCTGCTCAGCTTCGCCCTGGACGCCATCGCCATCGCCGGGCAGGCCATCATCGCCCGCTACCTGGGCGCGGGCGACACGGAGGGCGCCCGAGCCGTCTGTCGCCGCATGGTCCAGTGGGGGATCGCCTCAGGGATGGTGCTGGGGCTGCTCGTCGTGGCTTCCCGGCCCCTGTTCATCCCGCTCTTCACCGGCGACCACGCGGTCCGGGAGGCCCTGCTTCCCGCGCTGCTCGTGGTGGCCCTCACCCAACCGGTCGCGGGCGTCGTCTACGTCCTCGACGGGGTCCTGATGGGGGCCGGAGACGGCCCGTACCTGGCCTGGGCGATGCTCGCCACGCTCGCCGTCTTCGCTCCCGTCGCCCTGCTCGTCCCCTCGCTGGACGGCGGCCTGACGGCCCTGTGGTGGGCCATGGCGCTGATGACCACGGCCCGCATGGCGACCCTCTGGTTCCGCGCCCGGTCGGGCCGCTGGCTCATCACGGGCGCGGTGCGCGGATAG
- a CDS encoding alanine racemase — protein MALTLYVDTARWRAHQQSVLQQFPGIVPVCKGNGYGFGHERLAEEATRIGADVLAVGTTYEAARMKDLFSGDLLVLTPFRRGEEPVPLPDRVIRSVSSIDGLHGLAGARVVIEVMSSMKRHGVSEHDLPALHAAIENVRLEGFAIHLPLDRADGIDAVEEVIAWMDRLRAAGLPLHTMLVSHLKSDELARLQQQFPQTRFRARIGTRLWLGDHESTQYRGSVLDVTRVVKGDRFGYRQQKVASDGYLVVVAGGTSHGVGLEAPKALHGVMPRAKGVARAGLATVNRNLSPFVWAGKQRWFAEPPHMQVSILFVPGDVAAPQVGDELVAHLRHTTTQFDRMLDC, from the coding sequence ATGGCGCTCACCCTCTACGTCGACACCGCACGCTGGCGGGCGCATCAGCAGTCCGTGCTCCAGCAGTTCCCGGGCATAGTGCCCGTCTGCAAGGGCAACGGATACGGCTTCGGCCACGAGCGGCTGGCCGAGGAGGCCACCCGCATCGGCGCCGACGTCCTCGCCGTGGGCACCACCTACGAGGCCGCCCGGATGAAGGACCTCTTCAGCGGCGACCTGCTGGTGCTGACCCCGTTCCGCCGCGGCGAGGAACCGGTGCCGCTGCCGGACCGGGTGATCCGCTCGGTCTCCTCGATCGACGGTCTGCACGGCCTGGCCGGGGCGCGGGTCGTCATAGAGGTCATGAGCAGCATGAAGCGGCATGGCGTCTCCGAGCACGACCTGCCGGCGCTGCACGCGGCCATCGAGAACGTCCGGCTGGAGGGCTTCGCCATCCACCTGCCGCTGGACCGCGCCGACGGCATCGACGCGGTGGAGGAGGTCATCGCCTGGATGGACCGGCTCCGCGCGGCCGGGCTGCCGCTGCACACCATGCTGGTCAGCCATCTGAAGTCGGACGAGCTGGCCCGCCTCCAGCAGCAGTTCCCGCAGACCCGGTTCCGCGCCCGTATCGGCACCCGGCTCTGGCTGGGCGACCACGAGTCGACGCAGTACCGGGGCTCGGTGCTCGACGTCACCCGGGTCGTCAAGGGCGACCGCTTCGGCTACCGCCAGCAGAAGGTGGCCTCCGACGGCTATCTGGTGGTGGTCGCGGGCGGCACCTCGCACGGCGTCGGCCTGGAGGCCCCGAAGGCCCTGCACGGCGTGATGCCGCGGGCCAAGGGCGTGGCGCGGGCGGGTCTGGCGACGGTCAACCGCAACCTCTCGCCGTTCGTCTGGGCCGGCAAGCAGCGCTGGTTCGCCGAGCCCCCGCACATGCAGGTGTCGATCCTGTTCGTGCCGGGCGACGTGGCGGCCCCGCAGGTGGGTGACGAGCTGGTGGCCCATCTGCGGCACACCACCACGCAGTTCGACCGGATGCTCGACTGCTAG
- a CDS encoding GNAT family N-acetyltransferase: MSDFEIRRAASEDVPAIVAMLADDPLGARRESPDDLDPYYPAFERVAADPNQHLMVAVRDGRTIGTLHLTVIPGLSRRGAARSLIEAVRIHADERGSGLGTLLIEWAIEESRRQGCQLVQLTSDATRTDAHRFYERLGFVASHVGFKLPLG, encoded by the coding sequence ATGAGCGACTTCGAGATACGCCGCGCCGCCTCCGAGGACGTCCCCGCGATCGTGGCGATGCTGGCCGACGACCCGCTGGGCGCCCGCCGCGAGTCCCCCGACGACCTCGATCCGTACTACCCGGCCTTCGAGCGGGTGGCCGCCGACCCGAACCAGCACCTGATGGTGGCGGTCCGGGACGGCCGCACCATCGGGACGCTGCACCTGACCGTCATCCCCGGGCTGTCCCGGCGCGGGGCCGCCCGCTCCCTCATCGAGGCGGTGCGCATCCACGCCGACGAGCGCGGCAGCGGGCTCGGCACCCTGCTGATCGAGTGGGCGATCGAGGAGTCGCGCCGCCAGGGCTGCCAACTGGTGCAGCTCACCTCGGACGCGACCCGCACCGACGCGCACCGGTTCTACGAGCGGCTGGGATTCGTCGCCTCCCATGTGGGCTTCAAGCTCCCGCTCGGCTGA
- a CDS encoding peptidoglycan bridge formation glycyltransferase FemA/FemB family protein, which yields MSLTLRTISREQHLAYIQSLPAASHMQVPAWADVKSEWRSENLGWFDPTGQLVGVGLVLYRQLPKIKRYLAYLPEGPVINWYAPNLEDWLRPMLAHLKQQGAFSVKMGPPVIIRRWDAAAIKSGIQSPEVKRLRDVQPTFIEPRAFEVSDKLRRMGWQQGEEDGAGFGDVQPRYVFQVPLQQRSLEDVHKGFNQLWRRNIKKAEKAGVQVVQGGYEHLSEWQRLYEITAERDKFRPRPLSYFQRMWSVLNSEDPNRMRLYFALHEGEAVAAATMLIVGGHVWYSYGASANHKREVRPSNAMQWQMLRDAYGMGASVYDLRGISDSLDETDHLFGLIQFKVGTGGEAAEYLGEWDFPLNKLLHKALDIYMSRR from the coding sequence ATGAGCCTGACCCTGAGGACTATCAGCCGTGAGCAGCATCTGGCGTACATCCAGAGCCTGCCCGCGGCCAGCCACATGCAGGTGCCGGCCTGGGCGGACGTGAAGTCGGAGTGGCGCTCCGAGAACCTGGGCTGGTTCGACCCCACCGGACAGCTGGTCGGCGTCGGTCTGGTCCTCTACCGCCAGCTGCCGAAGATCAAGCGCTACCTGGCCTATCTGCCCGAGGGGCCGGTCATCAACTGGTACGCGCCCAACCTGGAGGACTGGCTGCGCCCCATGCTGGCCCACCTCAAGCAGCAGGGCGCCTTCTCGGTGAAGATGGGCCCGCCGGTCATCATCCGCCGCTGGGACGCCGCCGCCATCAAGTCCGGCATCCAGAGCCCGGAGGTCAAGCGGCTGCGCGATGTGCAGCCGACCTTCATCGAGCCGCGGGCCTTCGAGGTCTCCGACAAGCTGCGCCGCATGGGCTGGCAGCAGGGCGAGGAGGACGGCGCGGGCTTCGGCGACGTGCAGCCCCGCTATGTCTTCCAGGTGCCCCTGCAGCAGCGTTCGCTGGAGGACGTCCACAAGGGCTTCAACCAGCTGTGGCGCCGCAACATCAAGAAGGCCGAGAAGGCCGGCGTCCAGGTCGTCCAGGGCGGCTACGAGCACCTGAGCGAGTGGCAGCGGCTGTACGAGATCACCGCCGAGCGCGACAAGTTCCGGCCGCGCCCGCTCAGCTACTTCCAGCGCATGTGGAGCGTCCTCAACTCCGAGGACCCCAACCGGATGCGGCTGTACTTCGCCCTGCACGAGGGCGAGGCCGTCGCCGCCGCCACGATGCTCATCGTCGGCGGGCACGTCTGGTACTCCTACGGCGCCTCCGCCAACCACAAGCGCGAGGTCCGTCCGTCCAACGCCATGCAGTGGCAGATGCTGCGCGACGCCTACGGCATGGGTGCCTCCGTCTACGACCTGCGCGGCATCAGCGACTCGCTGGACGAGACCGACCACCTCTTCGGCCTGATCCAGTTCAAGGTGGGCACCGGTGGCGAGGCCGCCGAGTACCTCGGTGAGTGGGACTTCCCGCTCAACAAGCTGCTCCACAAGGCGCTCGACATCTACATGTCGCGTCGCTAG
- a CDS encoding dienelactone hydrolase family protein has protein sequence MTTVTTRTVEYPADGLTMVGHLALPAGVERRPAVLVGPEGTGLNDFQRRRADALAELGYVALAFDLHGGRWFTDPQEMLARVMPLLADPDRMRGIGHAALDVLRAEPRTDPDRIAAIGYGTGGAIALELGRDGVDLRAIGTVNALTTGRPGEAARIRCPVWAGVGSEDPIMPAGQRDAFAAEMQAAGVDWRLVVYGGALHAFHHPPVDQPVVPGVGYHPQHARRAWRDIVDLLAECLPVTE, from the coding sequence ATGACGACGGTCACCACGCGCACGGTCGAATACCCCGCCGACGGCCTGACGATGGTCGGGCACCTCGCGCTTCCCGCCGGTGTCGAACGCCGGCCCGCGGTCCTGGTCGGTCCTGAGGGGACGGGCCTGAACGACTTCCAGCGCCGCCGGGCCGACGCCCTCGCCGAGCTGGGGTACGTGGCCCTGGCCTTCGACCTCCACGGCGGGCGCTGGTTCACCGACCCACAGGAGATGCTGGCGCGCGTGATGCCGCTGCTCGCCGACCCCGACCGGATGCGGGGTATCGGCCATGCGGCACTCGATGTGCTGCGGGCCGAACCGCGGACCGACCCCGACCGGATCGCCGCCATCGGCTACGGCACCGGGGGCGCGATCGCGCTGGAACTCGGGCGCGACGGCGTCGACCTGCGGGCGATCGGGACGGTCAACGCGCTGACCACGGGCCGACCGGGCGAGGCGGCGCGCATCCGTTGCCCCGTGTGGGCCGGGGTCGGATCGGAGGACCCGATCATGCCCGCTGGGCAACGGGACGCCTTCGCCGCCGAGATGCAGGCCGCGGGCGTCGACTGGCGCCTCGTGGTCTACGGCGGTGCCCTGCACGCCTTCCACCACCCGCCGGTCGACCAGCCCGTGGTCCCCGGCGTCGGCTACCACCCGCAGCACGCGCGGCGGGCCTGGCGCGACATCGTCGACCTGCTCGCCGAGTGCCTGCCCGTAACGGAGTGA
- the rpsR gene encoding 30S ribosomal protein S18 has product MAKPPARKPKKKVCVFCKEKISYVDYKDTNLLRKFISDRGKIRARRVTGNCTQHQRDVATAVKNSREMALLPYTSTAR; this is encoded by the coding sequence ATGGCGAAGCCGCCTGCTCGCAAGCCTAAGAAGAAGGTTTGCGTGTTCTGCAAGGAGAAGATCTCCTACGTCGACTACAAGGACACGAACCTGCTGCGGAAGTTCATTTCCGACCGCGGCAAGATCCGTGCCCGCCGGGTGACCGGTAACTGCACCCAGCACCAGCGTGACGTCGCCACGGCCGTGAAGAACAGCCGTGAGATGGCGCTGCTGCCCTACACCTCCACCGCGCGCTAA
- a CDS encoding serine hydrolase domain-containing protein: MTAESVAPYDALEFAAPLPATRRALLHRLAVGQTEGRAPSLVGSVVRDGRVVWTGARSCVDGHAPDGDTQYRIGSLTKTFVAVLVLRLRNEGLLGLDDPLVDHLPEATEAGTATVAHLLSHTAGLAAEPRGPWWERTPGELRPEPGDVFGERPLVHPAGRRFHYSNSGFALLGALVQRLRGAPWDEVLRREVLEPLDLRRTTTRPCAPHAGGWAVHPWADVLLPEPAAETGLMGPAGELWSTTEDLGRWAAFLLDGDDRVLDAATLAEMRTPAAVQQPGDRDGGWGLGLQLTHHQDRFLFGHGGSMPGFLAALWISPEDRLAAVVLANATSGPQVGPVAADLVRIVAEHEPRIPEPWRPLPAEEVDPALLELTGPWFWGATPFVLRLWAGRMLELSPVGAVGRASRFRPEPDGTWTGLDGYYLGETLRVVLDADGALSHLDVGTFVFTREPYGSDDVVPGGVDPQGWRGL, from the coding sequence ATGACCGCCGAATCCGTCGCCCCGTACGACGCCCTCGAGTTCGCCGCACCGCTCCCCGCCACCCGCCGCGCACTGCTGCACCGGCTCGCGGTCGGCCAGACGGAGGGGCGCGCCCCGTCACTGGTGGGCTCCGTGGTCCGGGATGGCCGGGTGGTGTGGACGGGGGCGCGCAGCTGCGTGGACGGGCACGCCCCGGACGGCGACACCCAGTACCGCATCGGCTCGCTGACCAAGACCTTCGTCGCGGTGCTGGTGCTCAGGCTGCGGAACGAGGGGCTGCTGGGCCTCGACGACCCGCTGGTCGACCATCTGCCGGAGGCCACCGAGGCCGGCACCGCCACCGTCGCCCACCTGCTCTCCCACACCGCCGGACTCGCCGCCGAGCCGCGCGGGCCCTGGTGGGAGCGGACGCCGGGAGAGCTGCGCCCCGAGCCGGGAGACGTGTTCGGTGAACGGCCGCTGGTGCACCCGGCCGGCCGCCGGTTCCACTACTCCAACTCGGGCTTCGCGCTGCTCGGCGCGCTGGTGCAGCGGCTGCGCGGCGCGCCCTGGGACGAGGTGCTGCGCCGCGAGGTGCTGGAGCCGCTGGACCTGCGCCGGACGACGACCCGGCCGTGCGCGCCGCACGCCGGCGGCTGGGCCGTGCACCCCTGGGCGGATGTGCTGCTGCCCGAACCGGCCGCCGAGACCGGGCTGATGGGCCCCGCCGGGGAGCTGTGGTCGACCACCGAGGACCTGGGCCGGTGGGCGGCGTTCCTGCTCGACGGCGACGATCGGGTGCTCGACGCCGCGACCCTGGCCGAGATGCGTACGCCGGCCGCCGTCCAGCAGCCCGGCGACCGGGACGGCGGCTGGGGGCTGGGCCTGCAGCTGACCCACCACCAGGACCGGTTCCTCTTCGGCCACGGCGGCTCCATGCCCGGCTTCCTGGCCGCCCTGTGGATCAGCCCCGAGGACCGGCTCGCCGCCGTCGTGCTGGCGAACGCCACCTCCGGCCCGCAGGTCGGCCCGGTCGCCGCCGACCTGGTGCGGATCGTGGCCGAGCACGAGCCGCGCATCCCCGAGCCCTGGCGGCCGCTCCCCGCCGAGGAGGTCGACCCGGCGCTGTTGGAGCTGACCGGCCCCTGGTTCTGGGGCGCCACCCCCTTCGTGCTGCGGCTGTGGGCCGGGCGGATGCTGGAGCTGTCCCCGGTCGGCGCCGTCGGGCGCGCCTCGCGGTTCCGGCCGGAGCCGGACGGCACCTGGACCGGGCTGGACGGCTACTACCTGGGCGAGACGCTGCGCGTGGTCCTCGACGCGGACGGCGCGCTCAGCCACCTCGACGTGGGCACCTTCGTCTTCACCCGCGAGCCCTACGGATCGGACGACGTGGTGCCCGGCGGGGTCGACCCGCAGGGCTGGCGGGGGCTCTGA
- the rplI gene encoding 50S ribosomal protein L9: MKIILTHEVSGLGTAGDVVDVKDGYARNYLVPRGFAIRWTKGGEKDVEQIRRARKIREIATIEQANEIKAQLEGLKVRLNTRAGEAGRLFGSITQADIASAIKAAGGPDVDKRRVEVSAPIKTLGAHQVSVRLHSDVVAKLGVEVVAA, translated from the coding sequence ATGAAGATCATCCTCACCCACGAGGTCTCCGGCCTCGGCACCGCCGGCGACGTCGTGGACGTCAAGGACGGTTACGCTCGCAACTACCTGGTCCCGCGCGGTTTCGCGATCCGCTGGACCAAGGGTGGCGAGAAGGACGTCGAGCAGATCCGTCGCGCCCGCAAGATCCGCGAGATCGCCACGATCGAGCAGGCCAACGAGATCAAGGCTCAGCTCGAGGGCCTCAAGGTCCGCCTGAACACGCGTGCCGGCGAGGCCGGCCGTCTGTTCGGCTCCATCACCCAGGCCGACATCGCCTCCGCGATCAAGGCCGCCGGTGGTCCGGACGTGGACAAGCGCCGCGTCGAGGTCTCCGCGCCGATCAAGACCCTGGGCGCCCACCAGGTGTCCGTGCGTCTGCACAGCGACGTTGTCGCCAAGCTCGGCGTCGAGGTCGTCGCCGCCTGA
- the rpsF gene encoding 30S ribosomal protein S6, whose amino-acid sequence MRHYEVMVILDPDLEERAVSPLIENFLSVVREGNGKVEKVDTWGRRRLAYEIKKKPEGIYSVIDLQAEPAVVKELDRQMNLNESVLRTKVLRPETH is encoded by the coding sequence ATGCGTCACTACGAGGTGATGGTCATCCTCGACCCCGATCTGGAGGAGCGCGCTGTCTCCCCCCTGATCGAGAACTTCCTTTCCGTGGTCCGCGAGGGCAACGGCAAGGTTGAGAAGGTCGACACCTGGGGCCGTCGTCGTCTCGCTTACGAGATCAAGAAGAAGCCCGAGGGCATCTACTCGGTCATCGACCTGCAGGCCGAGCCTGCGGTCGTCAAGGAGCTCGACCGCCAGATGAACCTGAACGAGTCGGTCCTCCGGACCAAGGTCCTCCGTCCCGAGACCCACTGA
- a CDS encoding single-stranded DNA-binding protein, producing the protein MAGETVITVVGNLVDDPELRFTPSGAAVAKFRVASTPRMFDRQTNEWKDGESLFLTCSVWRQAAENVAESLQRGMRVIVQGRLKQRSYEDREGVKRTVFELDVEEVGPSLKNATAKVTKTTGRGGQGGYGGGGQGGGGWGGGPGGGQQGGGAPADDPWASSAPSGGQQSGGGGGGWGGGSGNSGGGYSDEPPF; encoded by the coding sequence ATGGCAGGCGAGACCGTCATCACGGTCGTCGGCAATCTTGTCGACGACCCCGAGCTGCGCTTCACCCCGTCCGGTGCGGCGGTCGCGAAGTTCCGTGTCGCGTCCACTCCCCGCATGTTCGACCGCCAGACCAATGAGTGGAAGGACGGCGAGAGCCTGTTCCTCACCTGCTCGGTGTGGCGTCAGGCAGCGGAGAACGTCGCCGAGTCGCTCCAGCGAGGCATGCGCGTCATCGTGCAGGGCCGACTGAAGCAGCGGTCCTATGAGGACCGAGAGGGCGTCAAGCGCACGGTCTTCGAGCTGGACGTCGAGGAAGTCGGCCCCAGCCTCAAGAACGCCACGGCCAAGGTCACCAAGACCACCGGTCGCGGCGGCCAGGGCGGCTACGGCGGCGGTGGCCAGGGTGGCGGCGGCTGGGGCGGCGGCCCCGGCGGCGGCCAGCAGGGCGGCGGCGCTCCGGCCGACGACCCGTGGGCGTCCAGCGCGCCCTCCGGTGGTCAGCAGAGCGGCGGCGGTGGTGGTGGCTGGGGCGGTGGCTCCGGCAACTCCGGCGGCGGCTACTCGGACGAGCCGCCCTTCTAG